The Geothrix sp. genome window below encodes:
- a CDS encoding glycerate kinase yields the protein MRIIVAPDSFKGSLSALGVAEAMERGIRAVFPEADILKVPIADGGEGTVEALVAATHGRLLHATVRGPLGDPVRAHWGISGDGTTAFLEMAAASGLPLVPKERRDPRVTSTFGTGELMKAALDAGLRKLVIGIGGSATNDGGTGMARALGARFLDAEGRDLPEGGAALARLARIELSGLDPRLAEASVLVACDVDNPLCGPRGASAVYGPQKGATPEMVAELDAALGAFATVAAAATGRDIALLPGAGAAGGLGAGLLFFTPASLRPGVSIVLETTHFETLIQGTDLVITGEGRTDFQTAMGKAPVGVAAVAKRHGVPVVCIAGGLGDGAEEVLARGIDALASIVPQPMSLEACMGQGSSLVETAVAGVCRMLRVGRSLGR from the coding sequence ATGCGCATCATCGTGGCTCCGGATTCGTTCAAAGGCAGCCTCTCCGCCTTGGGAGTGGCTGAGGCGATGGAGCGCGGCATCCGGGCGGTGTTCCCGGAGGCGGACATTCTCAAGGTGCCCATTGCCGACGGAGGCGAAGGTACCGTCGAGGCCCTGGTGGCCGCCACTCATGGGCGCCTCCTGCATGCGACGGTGCGGGGGCCCCTGGGCGACCCCGTGCGCGCCCACTGGGGCATCTCCGGCGACGGCACCACGGCCTTTCTGGAGATGGCCGCGGCCTCGGGCCTGCCCCTGGTGCCGAAGGAGCGGCGGGATCCGAGGGTCACCAGCACCTTCGGGACCGGGGAACTGATGAAGGCCGCCCTGGACGCCGGTCTTCGGAAGCTCGTCATCGGCATCGGCGGCAGCGCCACCAATGATGGCGGCACGGGCATGGCCCGGGCCCTGGGCGCGCGCTTCCTGGATGCCGAGGGTCGCGACCTGCCCGAAGGCGGCGCGGCGCTGGCGCGCCTGGCCCGCATCGAGCTCTCGGGCCTGGATCCCCGCCTCGCGGAGGCTTCGGTCCTCGTGGCTTGCGATGTGGACAATCCGCTTTGCGGACCTCGGGGGGCCTCGGCCGTCTACGGACCCCAGAAAGGTGCCACGCCGGAGATGGTCGCCGAACTCGACGCGGCCCTGGGCGCCTTCGCCACGGTGGCCGCCGCGGCCACGGGGCGAGACATCGCCCTGCTGCCCGGGGCCGGCGCCGCCGGGGGCCTGGGCGCGGGCCTGCTCTTCTTCACCCCGGCCAGCCTCCGGCCCGGCGTATCCATCGTGCTGGAGACGACCCATTTCGAGACCCTGATCCAGGGCACGGACCTCGTCATCACCGGCGAAGGCCGCACGGACTTCCAGACGGCCATGGGCAAGGCGCCCGTGGGCGTGGCGGCGGTGGCCAAGCGCCATGGCGTGCCTGTGGTCTGCATCGCGGGCGGGCTGGGCGACGGCGCTGAAGAGGTGCTGGCCCGTGGCATCGATGCCCTGGCCTCCATCGTGCCCCAGCCCATGAGCCTGGAGGCCTGCATGGGGCAGGGCAGTTCCCTCGTGGAGACCGCCGTGGCGGGCGTCTGCCGGATGCTGCGCGTGGGCAGGTCGCTGGGCCGGTGA
- a CDS encoding L-lactate permease, giving the protein MLLGALAATLPLIVLLIGIPLLMKPAAKVAPVAWLVTVLTAIFVFHFPAKTTLLAALQGGLTGIFPIMYIPFGALVVYNVLKATGWMDKMQGAMANLTVDRRAQALLIAFGFGAFLEGICGFGAPVAIPASILIGLGYNPMMAALVCLVANTGPVPFGSLAIPTVTLAKTTGLDVMKLSQMTGRFMAPLALIMAFATVYAMSKSKGLKGAIGTILVAGLSFSITEFLVSNYIGADLTSVLAGLACLVAVAIYLKVQKHAQPWLFEGDAPANDAPKEFHFKELFLSWLPYLLLAVLVIAVNLPKTKPLFNGSAAGWNWVLLKAQIYNPGKLYSFTWLQSPGTIMLIAGLIAFPFMGIKYSVMGEQFGKTFKQMIPSFIAVACILSIAEVMNLALPIIDPKTKLAVVGDLATKQISMVATMANGIVALVSKHIYPLLSPLFGTIGVFLTGSNTSANALFGNLQKLTAQGMGLSDILMASAGSAGASAGKMISPQSIVIAATAVGLAGKEGLIMRQTIKYTIPYVILLGLMVWGFAFLFPGLVP; this is encoded by the coding sequence ATGTTGCTCGGCGCCCTTGCGGCCACACTGCCGCTTATCGTTCTGCTCATCGGCATTCCGCTGCTGATGAAGCCCGCCGCCAAGGTGGCGCCCGTGGCGTGGCTGGTGACCGTGCTCACCGCCATCTTCGTCTTCCACTTCCCGGCGAAGACCACGCTGCTGGCGGCCCTGCAGGGCGGTCTCACGGGCATCTTCCCGATCATGTACATCCCCTTCGGCGCGCTGGTGGTCTACAACGTGCTGAAAGCCACGGGCTGGATGGACAAGATGCAGGGCGCCATGGCGAACCTCACGGTGGACCGCCGCGCCCAGGCTCTGCTCATCGCCTTCGGTTTTGGTGCCTTCCTCGAGGGCATCTGCGGCTTCGGCGCCCCGGTGGCCATTCCCGCCAGCATCCTCATCGGCCTCGGCTACAACCCCATGATGGCCGCCCTGGTCTGCCTCGTGGCCAACACGGGCCCCGTGCCCTTCGGCTCCCTCGCCATTCCCACGGTGACCCTGGCCAAGACCACGGGCCTGGATGTGATGAAGCTCTCCCAGATGACCGGTCGGTTCATGGCGCCGCTGGCCCTGATCATGGCGTTTGCCACGGTCTATGCCATGTCCAAGTCCAAGGGCCTGAAGGGCGCCATCGGCACCATCCTGGTGGCCGGCCTCAGCTTCTCCATCACCGAATTCCTGGTGTCCAACTACATCGGCGCGGACCTCACCTCCGTGCTGGCGGGCCTCGCCTGCCTGGTCGCCGTGGCCATCTACCTGAAGGTTCAGAAGCACGCCCAGCCCTGGCTGTTCGAGGGCGACGCCCCGGCGAACGACGCCCCCAAGGAATTCCACTTCAAGGAACTGTTCCTCTCCTGGCTGCCCTACCTGCTGCTGGCCGTGCTGGTCATCGCCGTGAACCTGCCCAAGACCAAGCCCCTCTTCAACGGCAGCGCCGCGGGCTGGAACTGGGTGCTCCTCAAGGCCCAGATCTACAACCCCGGCAAGCTCTACTCCTTCACCTGGCTGCAGAGCCCCGGCACCATCATGCTCATCGCCGGTCTCATCGCCTTCCCCTTCATGGGCATCAAATACTCGGTGATGGGCGAGCAGTTCGGCAAGACCTTCAAGCAGATGATCCCTTCCTTCATCGCGGTGGCCTGCATCCTGTCCATCGCCGAAGTGATGAACCTGGCCCTGCCCATCATCGACCCCAAGACCAAGCTGGCGGTGGTGGGCGACCTCGCCACCAAGCAGATCTCGATGGTGGCTACCATGGCCAACGGCATCGTCGCCTTGGTGAGCAAGCACATCTACCCGCTGCTGAGCCCGCTCTTCGGCACCATCGGCGTGTTCCTCACGGGCAGCAACACCTCCGCCAACGCCCTCTTCGGCAACCTGCAGAAGCTCACCGCCCAGGGCATGGGCCTCTCCGACATCCTCATGGCCTCCGCTGGCAGCGCGGGCGCCTCCGCCGGCAAGATGATCTCCCCCCAGAGCATCGTCATCGCCGCCACCGCGGTAGGCCTGGCCGGCAAGGAGGGTCTGATCATGCGGCAGACCATCAAGTACACGATCCCCTATGTGATTCTCCTGGGTCTCATGGTCTGGGGCTTTGCGTTCCTGTTCCCGGGCCTCGTCCCCTGA
- a CDS encoding LysR family transcriptional regulator: MDVRTLSTFTVAARTLNFTNAALSLGYAQSSVTAQIKSLEEDLGSALFNRVGNRLELTEPGERFLIYAERILALTHEAKASLQDEAGVGTLRFTAPETVCTYLLPPVLKAFKEAFPRVHLQFLPGFVRDFKRQVLEGVVDFAFILEEPFPSKTLAVEKIRDEEILIVASASHRFAGSPGISAQDLIGEDVLLKALGCSYRNQFERQLINAGAHPGRFLEFQGVETIKRCVEVGLGIAPLPRMAVEAELRTGQLVAVPWEGPEIQISTYLVWNPERHLGSAEKAFLQHVRDALLPTA; encoded by the coding sequence ATGGATGTCCGAACCCTGTCCACCTTCACCGTGGCCGCCCGCACCCTGAATTTCACGAACGCCGCGCTGTCCCTGGGCTATGCCCAGTCGAGCGTGACGGCCCAGATCAAGAGCCTGGAGGAAGATCTCGGTTCAGCGCTCTTCAACCGCGTGGGCAACCGGCTCGAGCTCACCGAACCCGGCGAGCGGTTCCTGATCTACGCCGAGCGGATCCTCGCCCTGACGCACGAGGCCAAAGCCTCCCTGCAGGATGAGGCCGGGGTCGGAACCCTCCGGTTCACGGCACCCGAGACCGTCTGCACCTACCTGCTCCCGCCCGTGCTGAAGGCCTTCAAGGAGGCCTTCCCGCGGGTCCACCTGCAGTTCCTTCCAGGCTTCGTGCGCGACTTCAAGCGGCAGGTGCTGGAAGGCGTCGTGGATTTCGCCTTCATCCTGGAAGAGCCCTTCCCCTCCAAGACCCTGGCCGTGGAGAAGATCCGGGACGAGGAGATCCTGATCGTCGCATCCGCCTCCCATCGGTTCGCCGGGTCCCCCGGGATCTCCGCCCAGGACCTCATCGGGGAGGATGTGCTGCTGAAGGCGCTCGGCTGCAGCTATCGCAACCAATTCGAACGGCAGCTGATCAACGCCGGGGCGCACCCGGGGCGCTTCCTTGAATTCCAGGGCGTCGAAACGATCAAGCGCTGCGTGGAAGTGGGCCTGGGCATCGCACCCCTACCCCGGATGGCCGTGGAGGCGGAACTCCGCACCGGGCAGCTGGTGGCCGTGCCCTGGGAGGGTCCCGAGATCCAGATCTCGACTTATCTCGTCTGGAATCCCGAGCGGCACCTGGGATCCGCCGAAAAGGCCTTCCTCCAGCATGTCCGGGACGCCCTGCTACCGACGGCCTAG